One genomic region from Quercus robur chromosome 4, dhQueRobu3.1, whole genome shotgun sequence encodes:
- the LOC126722412 gene encoding agamous-like MADS-box protein AGL80: protein MTRKKVKLAYITNDSSRKATFKKRKKGLLKKVSELSTLCDIKTCAIIYSPYDTQPEVWPSPMEVQNIIAKFKMMPEMDQSKKMVNQESFLRQRIAKSEEQLKKQQRDNREKEMTQVMYRSLVGEGLQNLNIVDLNDLGWVIDKSIKEIDEKIKSLLEQQAVPPPPPPPPPAAAPAPQVQDMFNDEAAARNTNTDLATDSSQNQQWLMDLLKSNDNMGFGRNDDMLPYSLHTNNFWSNFPFP, encoded by the exons ATGACTAGAAAGAAAGTTAAGCTTGCATACATCACAAATGATAGTTCTAGGAAGGCCACCttcaagaaaaggaagaaggggCTTTTGAAAAAGGTAAGTGAGCTTAGTACCCTCTGTGATATCAAGACTTGTGCCATAATCTACAGCCCCTATGACACACAACCTGAGGTCTGGCCATCCCCCATGGAAGTCCAAAACATAATTGCAAAGTTTAAGATGATGCCCGAGATGGATCAGAGTAAAAAAATGGTGAACCAAGAGAGTTTCCTGAGGCAAAGGATTGCCAAGTCCGAGGAACAATTGAAGAAACAACAAAGAGATAACCGAGAGAAGGAAATGACCCAAGTCATGTATAGGAGCTTGGTTGGTGAAGGGCTACAGAATCTGAATATTGTTGATTTGAACGACTTGGGTTGGGTAATCGACAAAAGCATAAAGGAGATTGATGAGAAAATTAAGTCATTGCTTGAACAACAAGcggttcctcctcctcctcctcctcctcctcctgctGCTGCTCCAGCTCCACAAGTT CAGGACATGTTCAATGATGAGGCTGCAGCAAGGAACACCAATACAGATTTGGCTACTGATTCATCACAGAATCAACAGTGGCTGATGGATTTGCTGAAATCAAATGACAACATGGGTTTTGGAAGGAACGATGACATGCTACCCTACTCACTTCACACCAATAATTTTTGGTCGAATTTTCCTTTCCCTTAG